The following are encoded together in the Tepidiforma bonchosmolovskayae genome:
- a CDS encoding TIGR03618 family F420-dependent PPOX class oxidoreductase, with protein MIGTPEQDALLRQLRWAVVTTLRADGSPSSSVVFYAVGGDTIIFSTTADRLKARTLARDPRIAVTALDEGPPHRFVTVEGRAVIERDGIVPGHVLVNRAMRRDPAWEPPAGFEERLRRDGRVIIRVYPQRVSGVTARG; from the coding sequence ATGATTGGAACACCCGAACAGGATGCGCTTCTCCGCCAGCTCCGCTGGGCGGTCGTAACCACCCTCCGCGCCGACGGCTCGCCCTCCAGCTCCGTCGTCTTCTACGCCGTCGGCGGCGACACCATCATCTTCAGCACCACCGCCGACCGCCTCAAAGCCCGTACCCTCGCCCGCGACCCCCGCATCGCCGTCACCGCCCTCGATGAGGGGCCGCCCCACCGCTTCGTCACCGTCGAAGGCCGCGCCGTCATCGAACGCGACGGCATCGTCCCCGGCCACGTCCTCGTTAACCGCGCCATGCGCCGCGACCCGGCGTGGGAGCCGCCCGCCGGCTTCGAGGAGCGCCTCCGCCGCGACGGCCGCGTCATCATCCGCGTCTACCCCCAGCGCGTCTCCGGCGTCACCGCCCGCGGCTGA